In the Kribbella sp. NBC_00482 genome, one interval contains:
- a CDS encoding Rv3143 family two-component system response regulator: protein MSSERPLKVLVYSDDRTTRESVRLALGKRPAADLPELEYVECATEPAVIKTMDKGGIDLAILDGEAVPAGGLGIARQLKDEIFQCPPVLVITGRPQDAWLATWSRAEGVVSHPIDPIKLAEVTADLIRQRLAKLPATTA, encoded by the coding sequence ATGAGTTCAGAGCGTCCGCTGAAGGTCCTGGTCTACAGCGACGACCGTACGACGCGGGAGTCCGTCCGGCTGGCCCTCGGCAAGCGGCCGGCGGCCGATCTGCCCGAGCTCGAGTACGTCGAGTGCGCCACCGAGCCGGCCGTCATCAAGACCATGGACAAGGGCGGGATCGACCTGGCCATCCTGGACGGCGAGGCCGTACCGGCCGGCGGTCTGGGGATCGCCCGGCAGCTGAAGGACGAGATCTTCCAGTGCCCGCCGGTGCTGGTCATCACTGGCCGCCCGCAGGACGCCTGGCTGGCGACCTGGTCGCGGGCCGAGGGCGTGGTCTCGCACCCGATCGACCCGATCAAGCTGGCCGAGGTCACCGCGGACCTGATCCGCCAGCGGCTGGCCAAGCTGCCCGCCACGACCGCCTGA
- the trpD gene encoding anthranilate phosphoribosyltransferase: protein MSDPRGAYSWPQVLNPLLRREDLEASATAWAMEQILSGAASPAQLAGFVIALRSKGETVIEVEGLVATMRDFATRISVPGRTLDVVGTGGDQAHTVNISTMSAIVAAGAGAKVLKHGNRAASSACGAADVLEELGIPLDLTAEQVAEVGERAGITFCFAPAFHPALRHAAVPRRELGVPTTFNFLGPLANPGNPSAQAVGVGDGRIAGLMAGVLARRGIDALVFHGDDGLDELTTRTTSQVWIVGGGEVEGPITLDPRELGIEPVSADALKGADATFNAKVVRALVDGEPGAVRDVVLLNAGAALAAYTPEAGSLTERIRTGMDRAAEAIDSGAAKDVLDRWITACAEVRG from the coding sequence ATGTCCGATCCAAGGGGCGCCTACAGCTGGCCCCAGGTCCTCAATCCGCTGCTGCGGCGTGAGGACCTGGAGGCATCCGCCACCGCATGGGCGATGGAGCAGATCCTGTCCGGAGCGGCCTCGCCCGCGCAGCTCGCCGGCTTTGTGATCGCGCTGCGTTCCAAGGGCGAGACGGTGATCGAGGTCGAGGGCCTGGTCGCGACGATGCGCGACTTCGCCACCCGGATCTCGGTGCCCGGCCGGACGCTCGACGTCGTCGGCACCGGCGGTGACCAAGCCCACACAGTGAACATCAGCACGATGTCCGCGATCGTCGCCGCGGGCGCCGGCGCGAAGGTGCTGAAGCACGGCAACCGCGCGGCCTCGTCGGCCTGTGGTGCGGCCGATGTCCTCGAAGAACTGGGCATCCCGCTCGATCTGACCGCGGAACAGGTGGCCGAGGTGGGGGAGCGGGCCGGGATCACGTTCTGCTTCGCTCCGGCGTTCCACCCCGCGTTGCGGCATGCCGCCGTACCTCGTCGTGAGCTCGGAGTGCCGACCACGTTCAACTTCCTCGGCCCGCTGGCGAACCCGGGCAACCCGTCCGCGCAGGCGGTCGGCGTCGGCGACGGCCGGATCGCCGGGCTGATGGCCGGCGTACTGGCGCGGCGCGGGATCGACGCGCTGGTGTTCCACGGCGACGACGGGCTGGACGAGCTGACCACGCGTACGACGTCGCAGGTGTGGATCGTCGGCGGCGGTGAGGTCGAAGGACCGATCACGCTCGACCCGCGCGAGCTGGGCATCGAGCCGGTGTCCGCGGACGCGCTGAAGGGCGCTGACGCGACGTTCAACGCGAAGGTCGTGCGCGCACTCGTCGACGGCGAGCCGGGGGCGGTGCGGGACGTCGTACTGCTGAACGCCGGCGCGGCGCTGGCGGCGTACACGCCAGAGGCAGGCAGCCTGACGGAGCGGATCCGGACCGGGATGGACCGTGCGGCCGAGGCGATCGACTCCGGGGCAGCGAAGGACGTGCTGGACCGGTGGATCACTGCCTGCGCCGAGGTGCGCGGCTGA